A single Sporolituus thermophilus DSM 23256 DNA region contains:
- a CDS encoding NAD(P)/FAD-dependent oxidoreductase, with amino-acid sequence MAERMKADVVIIGGGIVGAAIARELARFELDTVLVERHPDVAMGTSKANSGILHAGFDAQPGTLKAKLNVRGNDLYRRLQEELDLEIKWPGSLVIAHDAEGMQTIHELLDRGRANGVPGLAILDKEAVLAREPNLTKDVVGALWAPTAGVICPFGAAIAMAENAVQNGVRVITECPVYKIEAEGGQIRGVHTGRGFISAQFVVNAAGVQADDLSRSAGDESFSIRARKGEYILFDKTVGKWVNSIIFPTPSKVSKGILVAPTVHGNLFIGPNAREVDDRADLSTTPQGLAEIINGARQLVPDLPLHAAITQFAGLRAVADGGDFIIRPSATVRGLVHAAGIQSPGLTAAPAIAEKVVDILREEGLNLRPKASFNPIRPRRVRFNELTRDQQRELVARNPLYGRVICRCETVTEGEIVAAIHAPCGARTVDGVKRRTRAGMGRCQGGFCGPRVVAILARELGIPVTAVRKDTARSYLFYDKIPRSCEVDCHDKTEC; translated from the coding sequence ATGGCTGAACGAATGAAAGCAGATGTAGTAATCATCGGCGGCGGGATTGTCGGCGCGGCGATTGCGCGGGAGTTGGCAAGGTTTGAGCTTGATACCGTATTGGTAGAGCGCCATCCCGATGTCGCCATGGGAACTTCCAAAGCCAACAGCGGCATTTTACATGCCGGTTTTGACGCGCAACCGGGCACGCTTAAGGCGAAGCTAAATGTGCGTGGTAATGATTTATACCGTCGCCTGCAGGAGGAGCTGGACCTGGAAATCAAATGGCCCGGCTCACTGGTGATAGCCCACGATGCCGAAGGAATGCAAACAATTCACGAACTGCTGGACCGCGGCCGTGCCAATGGCGTTCCCGGCCTGGCCATTTTAGACAAGGAGGCAGTACTGGCGCGCGAACCTAATTTGACTAAAGACGTCGTGGGCGCGTTGTGGGCGCCGACGGCGGGAGTGATTTGCCCCTTTGGAGCGGCGATTGCGATGGCGGAAAATGCCGTTCAGAACGGCGTACGCGTCATCACTGAGTGCCCGGTCTATAAAATCGAAGCCGAGGGCGGCCAAATAAGGGGAGTACATACCGGCCGGGGGTTTATCAGCGCCCAGTTCGTCGTCAACGCCGCCGGTGTGCAAGCCGATGACCTGAGCAGGTCGGCGGGGGATGAAAGTTTTTCCATCAGGGCGCGCAAGGGCGAATATATTTTGTTCGACAAGACGGTAGGAAAATGGGTGAACAGTATTATTTTCCCGACGCCGAGCAAAGTGTCAAAAGGCATACTGGTTGCCCCTACCGTGCACGGCAATTTGTTTATCGGTCCTAATGCCCGGGAGGTGGATGACCGCGCCGACCTATCCACCACGCCGCAAGGACTTGCCGAAATTATCAACGGCGCCCGGCAGTTGGTGCCTGACTTGCCGCTGCATGCCGCAATCACCCAGTTTGCCGGGCTGCGGGCGGTAGCAGACGGCGGCGATTTTATCATCCGGCCGTCGGCGACGGTGCGCGGGCTTGTCCACGCCGCGGGCATACAGTCGCCGGGGCTGACGGCGGCGCCTGCCATTGCCGAGAAAGTAGTGGATATCCTGCGCGAGGAAGGGCTTAACTTAAGGCCGAAGGCCTCCTTCAACCCCATAAGGCCGCGGCGGGTCAGGTTTAATGAGCTGACAAGGGACCAACAACGGGAACTTGTAGCAAGAAATCCGTTATATGGGAGGGTTATCTGCCGCTGCGAGACGGTGACGGAAGGAGAGATTGTCGCTGCCATTCACGCCCCCTGCGGCGCTAGGACGGTTGACGGCGTAAAAAGGCGCACCCGGGCGGGGATGGGACGGTGCCAGGGCGGATTTTGCGGCCCGCGTGTTGTCGCCATCCTAGCGCGGGAACTTGGTATTCCGGTGACAGCTGTACGCAAGGACACTGCCCGGTCCTACCTGTTTTACGACAAAATCCCCAGAAGCTGTGAGGTGGACTGTCATGACAAAACGGAGTGCTGA
- a CDS encoding NAD(P)/FAD-dependent oxidoreductase has translation MTKRSAELCYDVAVIGGGPAGLAAAYSARQNGARQVLIIERDRELGGILQQCIHNGFGLHRFREELTGPGYASRYVKLVANDPGIAVLLDTMVLEVDRDKTVWAVNPREGLLAIRTKAIVFAMGCRERTRGAIRIPGGRPAGVFTAGAAQRMVNMEGYLPGKKVVILGSGDIGLIMARRMTLEGAKVQAVIEIMPYSNGLTRNIVQCLEDYHIPLYLSHTITAIHGGERVTGVTVAKVDENRLPLAETEFELACDCVLLSVGLIPENELSRSAGVEIDSITGGPVVDQFRQTSLPGFFAAGNVVHVHDLVDFVSEEGETAGKYAALYAQGHMGDYVRKVIVLTGDGMRSVVPQRLSLYSGSDDPVRLFMRVARPEQRVTIQVEAGDRIIQERRLPVAKPSEMVVVDIPADKLHNVDGQIVVSVRRQGGEKQ, from the coding sequence ATGACAAAACGGAGTGCTGAACTTTGTTACGATGTAGCGGTAATCGGCGGGGGGCCGGCCGGACTAGCCGCCGCATACAGCGCGCGACAAAACGGCGCCAGACAGGTACTCATCATCGAGCGGGACCGGGAGCTTGGCGGCATATTGCAGCAGTGCATCCACAACGGCTTTGGCCTCCACCGTTTCCGTGAGGAACTGACCGGCCCGGGGTATGCCAGCCGTTATGTGAAACTGGTGGCCAACGACCCGGGAATTGCCGTACTGCTTGACACAATGGTGTTGGAAGTCGATCGGGACAAAACGGTCTGGGCGGTCAATCCCCGCGAGGGGCTGCTGGCGATCAGGACCAAGGCGATTGTTTTCGCCATGGGCTGCCGGGAACGGACCCGGGGCGCTATCCGCATTCCCGGCGGCCGGCCGGCAGGGGTGTTCACGGCGGGAGCCGCCCAGCGGATGGTCAATATGGAAGGATATTTGCCAGGAAAAAAGGTCGTCATTTTAGGATCGGGTGACATTGGCCTCATCATGGCCCGGCGTATGACGCTCGAAGGGGCAAAAGTTCAGGCGGTCATCGAGATCATGCCGTATTCTAACGGCTTAACGCGCAACATTGTCCAGTGCCTGGAGGACTATCACATCCCCCTGTATTTGTCCCACACTATCACCGCTATTCACGGCGGCGAACGGGTTACCGGGGTCACCGTTGCCAAGGTAGACGAAAACCGGCTGCCGCTGGCGGAAACGGAATTTGAACTGGCGTGCGACTGTGTACTCCTGTCGGTCGGCCTGATACCGGAAAACGAGCTGTCGCGGTCCGCCGGGGTGGAAATCGACAGCATCACTGGCGGCCCGGTAGTGGACCAGTTCCGCCAGACCTCGCTACCCGGTTTTTTCGCCGCAGGCAATGTAGTGCATGTTCATGACCTTGTGGATTTTGTGTCGGAAGAGGGGGAAACGGCAGGAAAATATGCGGCGCTGTACGCACAGGGTCATATGGGCGATTACGTTCGGAAGGTCATCGTCTTGACCGGCGACGGGATGCGGTCGGTTGTACCGCAGCGCCTTAGCCTCTACTCCGGCTCAGATGATCCTGTCCGCTTATTCATGCGCGTTGCCCGGCCCGAGCAGCGCGTCACCATCCAAGTAGAAGCAGGCGACCGAATAATCCAGGAGCGCCGGTTGCCTGTTGCCAAACCGAGCGAAATGGTTGTGGTGGATATCCCCGCCGATAAGCTGCACAATGTTGATGGCCAAATCGTCGTGTCAGTGAGACGTCAGGGTGGTGAAAAGCAATGA
- the glpT gene encoding glycerol-3-phosphate transporter codes for MSETTKATSISTAAQAKKGGLFSFFEPAPHIPRLPDEKVAKLYPKYRLQVFMSIFIGYATYYLTRSNFPMAAPHLIKNLGFTTADIGNVRAALGLAYGLSKFVMATWSDRSNPRYFMAAGLFLSGVVNLFFPLTTSVTIMFILMFLNGWFQGMGWPPSGRTMTHWFSVSERGTKMAIWNCAHNIGGGIIAPICIWALFSFGWQGMFYVPAIIAIAISFFIIATLRDTPQSVGLPPIEEYKNDYPVAAKGIDAEKELTVKEILFKYVLNNKYVWTIAIANAFVYCVRYGVVDWAPTYLMHMKQLSVKNAGWGYFIYEYAGIPGTLLAGWLSDKYFRGRRSPVSFIYMIAVLAAVFVYWKNPAGNPLVDIIALAAIGFLIYGPVMLIGVSALDMVPKKAAGTAAGFTGLFGYLFGTVAASSGIGYAVKAFGWDAGFYILIGSCLLAMLFLLFTWNFKPTSEADDAACKA; via the coding sequence ATGTCGGAAACCACTAAGGCTACATCAATATCGACGGCGGCACAAGCGAAAAAAGGCGGGTTGTTCAGTTTTTTTGAACCGGCCCCTCACATACCGCGCCTGCCTGACGAAAAAGTGGCCAAACTGTATCCCAAGTATCGTTTGCAGGTATTCATGAGCATTTTTATCGGTTATGCCACTTATTATTTGACGAGAAGTAACTTTCCCATGGCGGCTCCGCACCTTATCAAAAATTTAGGTTTTACTACCGCCGATATCGGCAATGTGCGCGCTGCCCTCGGCCTGGCGTACGGCCTGAGCAAGTTTGTCATGGCTACCTGGTCCGACCGGAGTAACCCCCGCTATTTCATGGCGGCAGGCCTGTTTTTGTCCGGGGTTGTGAATTTGTTCTTCCCGCTGACAACCAGTGTTACAATCATGTTTATCCTCATGTTTCTCAATGGCTGGTTCCAGGGGATGGGCTGGCCTCCCAGCGGCCGTACCATGACGCACTGGTTCTCGGTAAGTGAGCGCGGCACCAAGATGGCCATCTGGAACTGTGCCCACAATATTGGCGGCGGCATTATCGCGCCTATCTGCATCTGGGCACTGTTCTCCTTCGGCTGGCAAGGCATGTTCTATGTACCCGCTATCATTGCCATTGCCATCAGTTTCTTTATTATCGCTACTTTGCGGGACACACCGCAGTCAGTAGGCTTGCCGCCCATTGAAGAGTACAAAAATGACTATCCTGTTGCTGCTAAAGGCATTGACGCGGAAAAAGAATTGACGGTCAAAGAGATTTTATTTAAATATGTACTGAATAATAAATATGTGTGGACGATTGCTATTGCTAATGCTTTCGTATATTGCGTGCGTTACGGCGTGGTGGACTGGGCCCCGACCTACCTGATGCACATGAAACAGCTATCGGTGAAGAACGCCGGCTGGGGTTATTTTATTTACGAGTATGCCGGAATACCGGGAACGTTGCTGGCAGGCTGGCTGAGCGACAAATACTTCCGGGGGCGCCGTTCGCCGGTTAGTTTTATTTACATGATTGCAGTGCTGGCCGCCGTATTTGTTTACTGGAAAAACCCGGCTGGCAACCCGCTGGTGGACATTATCGCCCTGGCTGCTATCGGCTTCCTCATTTACGGACCGGTCATGCTGATCGGCGTCAGCGCCCTCGACATGGTACCGAAAAAAGCCGCCGGTACGGCTGCCGGGTTTACCGGATTATTCGGTTATCTCTTCGGGACGGTCGCCGCGAGCTCGGGCATCGGTTACGCCGTGAAAGCCTTCGGATGGGACGCCGGTTTCTACATTCTGATCGGCTCGTGCTTGCTGGCAATGTTGTTCCTGCTGTTTACCTGGAATTTCAAGCCGACGAGCGAAGCTGACGATGCCGCCTGCAAGGCGTAA
- the phnD gene encoding phosphate/phosphite/phosphonate ABC transporter substrate-binding protein yields MNIRCAVCLLIVFLCVLISGCQQNARPYIDFRQKETHAAYNPVEASPKPLRIALASVLSPKETISHYRRIAQYISGRLGFPAVLVQRTTYEELNMLLANGEADVAFSSTGAYSAYRGMAETEILAMAEYQGTTLYLAYVIVPKTSPVEKLDDLRGKVFAFTDPLSYSGHMCIVDYLWQRREVPEKFFSRYIYTYNHDKSVWAVANNLADGASVDSMIYDYVAATKPEIAANVRIIATIGPAPTGPVVIRKNLSPELKAQLRMVFLDMDKDPQMRTALQGLLIDRFVPPQPELYEPLRRLYDRAGGLP; encoded by the coding sequence GTGAATATACGCTGTGCCGTTTGTCTGCTTATCGTTTTTTTGTGTGTGCTTATCAGCGGCTGCCAACAAAATGCAAGGCCATATATTGATTTTCGTCAAAAAGAAACTCACGCTGCCTATAACCCTGTTGAAGCTTCCCCGAAGCCGTTGCGCATTGCCCTGGCTTCCGTGCTGTCGCCGAAGGAGACTATTAGTCACTACCGCAGAATTGCCCAATATATTTCGGGGCGGCTGGGGTTCCCCGCTGTCCTTGTTCAGCGTACGACCTATGAAGAACTGAATATGCTTCTTGCTAACGGCGAAGCGGATGTAGCGTTTTCCTCCACTGGCGCTTACAGTGCTTACCGCGGTATGGCCGAGACGGAAATTCTGGCCATGGCTGAATATCAGGGTACTACTTTATATCTGGCGTATGTAATTGTGCCGAAAACCAGCCCCGTGGAAAAATTGGACGACCTTAGGGGAAAAGTTTTTGCCTTTACCGACCCGCTTAGCTATTCCGGTCACATGTGCATCGTCGATTACTTGTGGCAGCGGCGGGAAGTCCCGGAAAAATTTTTCAGCCGGTATATTTATACTTATAATCATGACAAATCGGTGTGGGCAGTGGCGAACAATCTCGCTGACGGCGCCAGCGTCGACAGCATGATTTATGACTATGTGGCCGCAACGAAACCCGAAATTGCCGCCAATGTGCGGATTATTGCCACCATCGGCCCGGCGCCGACCGGGCCGGTGGTAATACGCAAAAACTTAAGTCCCGAACTGAAGGCACAACTTAGGATGGTTTTTCTTGACATGGATAAAGACCCCCAAATGCGGACAGCCCTCCAAGGCCTGTTGATCGACCGGTTTGTGCCGCCTCAGCCTGAACTTTATGAACCCCTGCGCCGACTATATGACCGAGCGGGTGGGTTGCCATGA
- a CDS encoding HAMP domain-containing sensor histidine kinase, with translation MRWLGRLSIYYKVNGIIVGMLLLVGLLVWIVIRQATVDLLGQQMEKRGLEVANYIAALSANDILLDNHYALYERISKTQHNTEDVRYVLITDYTGRILAHTFSDGLPRGLATLRDSGGSLAVIKFDTNEGTIREVMVPIENGDIGFVRVGMSENSTQQLLNKTNRNFFIGIIMMCVIATFLATWLTSVIIRPIRSLAEAVAKIQSGNLSARVEAKTGDEVGLLAVAFNQMVAGLKEKEKENNLLLEELRHKEAMRTFLIKKLFTIQEDERKRISRELHDETGQLLASLLAYMKLLLSKLTDQQQKELLQEARDVAVNALEGLRKIAVELRPPVLDDLGVTAAMQKYIQTFSRQQGLKVHFSAPEEQLELDPEISLALYRILQESLTNIAKHARASNVYVCLSAADQTVRLIVRDDGLGINGSLESAGPKNRLGIYGMKERAELLGGSLDIHSENGCGTVVIVVLPKILSNVLK, from the coding sequence ATGAGGTGGCTGGGGCGCTTGAGTATCTACTATAAGGTGAACGGCATTATCGTTGGTATGCTGCTGTTGGTAGGGCTGTTGGTATGGATTGTGATCCGTCAGGCCACCGTTGATCTGTTGGGACAACAAATGGAGAAGCGTGGCCTGGAAGTGGCTAATTATATCGCTGCTCTCAGCGCCAATGATATTTTGCTGGACAACCACTACGCTCTCTATGAACGAATAAGTAAAACACAACACAATACGGAAGACGTAAGGTATGTCCTGATTACCGATTATACTGGCCGCATTCTGGCCCATACATTTTCTGACGGGCTGCCGCGAGGACTGGCAACGCTGAGGGATAGCGGCGGTTCATTAGCGGTAATTAAGTTTGACACCAATGAAGGTACTATCCGGGAAGTAATGGTCCCCATTGAAAACGGGGACATCGGTTTTGTCCGCGTTGGCATGTCGGAAAACAGCACTCAGCAATTATTAAATAAAACAAACCGCAACTTTTTTATTGGTATTATAATGATGTGCGTTATTGCCACTTTTTTGGCTACATGGCTGACTTCCGTAATTATCCGGCCTATTCGCAGCCTGGCTGAAGCTGTTGCTAAAATCCAGAGCGGCAATCTTTCCGCCCGGGTAGAGGCGAAAACAGGCGATGAAGTGGGGCTTTTGGCAGTCGCGTTTAATCAAATGGTCGCCGGTCTCAAGGAGAAAGAGAAGGAAAATAATCTATTACTGGAAGAGCTCAGGCATAAGGAAGCCATGCGCACCTTTCTGATAAAAAAACTTTTCACCATTCAGGAGGATGAGCGTAAGCGCATATCAAGGGAACTCCATGACGAGACGGGACAGTTGCTGGCGTCGCTGCTTGCTTATATGAAACTCTTGCTTTCCAAGCTGACCGACCAGCAGCAAAAAGAGCTTTTGCAGGAGGCTCGTGACGTAGCGGTAAACGCGCTGGAAGGCTTGCGAAAAATTGCTGTAGAATTAAGGCCGCCGGTACTGGACGATTTAGGGGTCACGGCGGCTATGCAAAAATATATCCAGACTTTTAGCAGACAACAGGGGTTGAAGGTACATTTTTCTGCTCCGGAGGAACAGCTGGAGTTGGATCCGGAAATCTCCCTGGCGCTTTACCGCATACTGCAGGAGAGCCTTACAAATATTGCCAAACATGCAAGGGCATCAAATGTCTATGTTTGTTTGTCCGCCGCCGACCAAACCGTAAGGCTAATTGTCCGTGACGACGGCCTGGGGATTAACGGGAGCCTTGAGTCTGCCGGCCCAAAAAACCGGTTGGGCATTTACGGCATGAAAGAACGGGCCGAACTTTTGGGCGGCAGCCTCGACATTCATTCGGAAAACGGTTGCGGTACTGTTGTCATTGTTGTATTGCCGAAAATTTTGTCTAACGTCCTTAAGTGA
- a CDS encoding response regulator, giving the protein MAKIKIILADDHAVLRAGLKLLLNNEPDFTVAGEAADGQQVLRLLERETADVLILDLAMPVMGGLEVIRELKSRGCPVKILVLTMHEDEQYLKEAMRIGALGYVEKKAVDTELFQAIRTVAKGRRYLNPAKTQELLGSLLAGAAAHPADDPYTLLSFREREVLKYMVRGYSLSEIAKMLCISVKTVDTHKTRIMNKLGYTEKSQLVEYALKHGLLTTKLTR; this is encoded by the coding sequence ATGGCGAAAATAAAAATTATCCTGGCCGATGACCATGCGGTTCTTCGGGCTGGCCTGAAACTGCTGCTCAATAATGAGCCGGACTTTACTGTCGCGGGCGAGGCAGCTGACGGGCAGCAAGTGCTGCGTTTGCTGGAAAGAGAAACGGCTGACGTATTGATACTTGACTTGGCTATGCCTGTCATGGGGGGGCTGGAAGTCATCAGGGAGCTCAAGAGCCGTGGCTGCCCGGTAAAAATCCTGGTGCTGACGATGCATGAAGACGAGCAGTATTTGAAAGAAGCAATGCGGATTGGGGCGTTAGGATATGTGGAAAAGAAAGCCGTCGATACGGAGCTGTTTCAGGCAATCCGGACGGTCGCTAAAGGCCGGCGGTACTTAAACCCCGCCAAGACTCAGGAACTGCTGGGCAGTCTATTGGCAGGCGCTGCCGCACACCCTGCCGATGATCCTTACACGTTGTTGAGCTTTCGGGAGCGGGAAGTGCTTAAATATATGGTTAGAGGCTATTCATTGAGCGAGATTGCGAAAATGTTATGCATCAGCGTTAAGACGGTGGATACGCACAAGACCAGGATTATGAATAAGCTAGGATATACGGAAAAAAGCCAGTTGGTGGAATATGCCTTAAAGCATGGGCTATTGACAACAAAATTAACCCGGTAG
- a CDS encoding DUF1667 domain-containing protein has product MSEIKRRISCIVCPLGCEGEIVLEGGQITAVTGFTCPRGHQYAREEVTAPKRMLTTTVRVVGGQLPLLPVVSKGPLPKDKIVACARFLSTVIVTAPVCEGDIVCENILGLGVDIVASRDLPVVDKNSPQNVL; this is encoded by the coding sequence ATGAGTGAGATAAAGCGGCGCATCAGCTGCATTGTTTGTCCGCTAGGCTGTGAGGGAGAAATCGTACTCGAAGGAGGGCAGATTACCGCCGTAACCGGGTTCACCTGCCCACGCGGCCACCAGTACGCCCGGGAGGAAGTAACGGCGCCGAAACGGATGCTGACAACGACCGTCCGGGTGGTCGGTGGCCAGCTGCCACTCCTGCCGGTGGTCTCGAAAGGACCGCTGCCAAAGGACAAGATTGTCGCTTGCGCGCGGTTCTTGTCAACGGTAATTGTAACTGCACCAGTCTGTGAAGGCGATATTGTTTGCGAAAACATCCTCGGCCTTGGCGTTGACATCGTCGCCAGTCGGGATTTGCCAGTCGTTGATAAAAACTCACCCCAAAACGTGCTATGA
- a CDS encoding anaerobic glycerol-3-phosphate dehydrogenase subunit C, which yields MLKHKCLDQCIACTACTVQCPVTAAAREFAGPKMVGPALERFRLFDQDIENSADYCTNCKNCDITCPSSVPVSLFSTLAKAQYRRQNGKSLRDWILVNGEMFARLASPVASVANMAMNNPVVRTMLKAVGIADRPLPKYAVRNFYRQFAELRQRRFPDKIVFFPGCYIGYNDPQVGMDLVAILQASRYEVIVPDVVCCGTPAVANGYLELAEEKARRNLRELRRWAREGWPIVTCCTSCGLTLRQEYWELFQADGADEVASQHYDAGEFLLEMLEQGRLNSEFIPLAGKYLYHAPCHLRAQGIGLPGLELLRSIPGCEVNVADAGCCGIAGSYGFKKDKYDIAMKIGERLFTKIKDSQADMVVTECGTCRIQIEYATGVKAVHPVSLFKQALRLDRVG from the coding sequence ATGCTAAAACACAAATGCCTGGACCAATGTATCGCCTGCACGGCCTGTACCGTACAATGCCCGGTAACAGCCGCGGCACGCGAGTTTGCCGGTCCGAAAATGGTTGGGCCGGCTTTGGAAAGATTCCGCCTGTTCGACCAGGACATTGAAAATTCTGCTGATTATTGTACAAACTGCAAAAACTGCGATATAACGTGCCCGTCAAGTGTGCCGGTTTCACTGTTCAGTACGTTGGCCAAAGCCCAGTACCGTCGGCAAAACGGCAAAAGCCTGCGCGACTGGATACTCGTAAACGGCGAAATGTTTGCCCGGTTAGCCAGTCCGGTTGCATCGGTAGCCAATATGGCCATGAATAACCCCGTTGTCAGAACGATGCTGAAAGCCGTCGGCATTGCCGACCGCCCGCTACCCAAGTATGCTGTCAGAAACTTTTACCGTCAGTTCGCAGAATTAAGACAACGGCGTTTTCCAGACAAAATCGTGTTTTTTCCGGGCTGCTATATTGGCTACAATGATCCGCAGGTAGGAATGGATCTGGTAGCAATATTGCAGGCCAGCCGCTATGAAGTTATAGTTCCTGACGTTGTTTGCTGCGGTACCCCTGCCGTTGCTAACGGCTACCTTGAACTGGCGGAAGAAAAGGCAAGGCGCAACCTGCGTGAATTAAGGCGCTGGGCCCGGGAGGGCTGGCCGATTGTCACTTGCTGCACCAGCTGCGGTTTGACGCTGCGGCAGGAATATTGGGAACTGTTTCAGGCAGATGGGGCGGACGAGGTCGCCAGCCAGCACTACGATGCCGGAGAGTTTTTATTGGAAATGCTTGAACAAGGGCGTTTGAATTCTGAGTTTATTCCCCTTGCGGGCAAGTACCTGTATCATGCCCCCTGTCACCTGCGGGCCCAGGGTATCGGCCTTCCCGGTCTGGAGCTGCTGCGGTCCATTCCGGGCTGCGAGGTTAACGTGGCCGATGCTGGTTGTTGCGGCATTGCCGGCAGTTACGGTTTTAAAAAAGATAAATATGATATTGCCATGAAAATCGGCGAGCGCTTGTTCACAAAAATAAAGGACAGCCAAGCAGACATGGTGGTGACGGAATGCGGGACGTGCCGTATTCAGATTGAATATGCTACCGGGGTTAAGGCGGTGCACCCCGTATCGCTGTTTAAACAAGCGCTGCGCCTTGACCGGGTCGGGTAA